In Brassica napus cultivar Da-Ae chromosome A3, Da-Ae, whole genome shotgun sequence, the sequence AGTATATAACAGTACATAAGCTTTTGACAGAAAAGTAAGAGCAGTACGAGAAAGAAAGTAAGAAAGACGAGAAAGTCACATGTTACTTACTCATGGTCGTGAATCGCATGTAGGGGGAGAGAAATTGGATATCACAAGTTCTTAATCTTCTTTAGATTTGCGTtaagaaaatagtatataagACTTTAGGCGACCCCAGCCGTTAGATCGCTGACCCACCTTATTGACCATTGTGAAAGGACGATGCCGTCCAAGACAGATCTTCACAATCTCatgttttatatgtatacatactATTAACATGTGCGGTAGTACTCAGTTCACGATCTAGATGGGTCAGATAGTCAGATATTTTTGGCATAACATCAATGGTTTCTTTAGAAGATATATCTAATCTGATTTTATTAGAAAGAGAGTAGATTTTCCTGACTGTTATTTACATCTATTTGCTACAGAAAGAATTAGAATAAACGTAACAAGCaagttttattaatagtttGCTATAGTTAAGCTGCTTTATTCGCTTTATTgacaatgataaaaaaatttagatttcaaAATTGGCTGTTGTAAGATTTTATGAAGCCATTAACTATATTAAACTATACTCCCTCTAGatttaaatataagatgtttaaagttttacacacatattaagaaacaataaatacactattttaattgttatttttttttattatatcaataaagtttcaccacttataattttactttttaatttatgtttaaattttaaaaataaatgcattaattatatcttaaaacatcatacatttgtatacaagataaaaatatagaacatcttaTATTCGTATCCGAAGGGAGTACATGATAGTGTAAGTCTCTTTAGTATAGTGGTTTGACCAATacttcattaatattttttacaccAGGAAGTTATATAGTGCAATGCGTACTATCGAACATGGATCTCATAGGACGGTTAAGAATAGCATAGTCATATGTGCATTCTTATAAAGTGGTAGAATTGTTAGCTCATAAacagttaaaaaaaactaagaacatcATTCAAAACCAAATAGGTAATAAATAAACAACATAAACTACACAATTAAAGAAGAACTACTACCCCCAAGTAAAAGCTTATTAAccattatttttttggtcttaATATATGTTGGAAGTTCTGATTACATAGGAACGGTTGTTTAGTTATAGGATTTGATTTTGCAATGTGTAACCACTTTAGCATACTTGGTCATTATGATTTGTAtgcttaatattttaattttgactaGGTGTTTTCTTATGCaatgcaaaaaaataatattatataagacAAAAACTTGAAGTTATTAATATCTAAATTTGATTtactggtttttttttgtttaattcctAACAAACCGATTTTAATGTATTGTATCgtatttaaattcaaataaattcacaattaaaactttgaataatcattttattatgaTGATTTATGTATCGacaaatgtttttgaatttttagttttccataaaattttgaattttaattaagattatcttagttttgtatttgttaAGATCTACCtacattttgttttgaaaaatatagatatttataCAAAGTTGGctaactttttatatttagttGATGTggaattttcttaattttttttgtaattatattattttaaaatttgaacgATAATTATGTAGATGATTTATATATGGTATGTACCTAATTTTATTATCTCATTTTAGGAAtcttaccaaaaacaaaaatttatcatTAAGATTTACATGTTTTAATAAGAAatgtcatgtcatattttttactaaagatgttgtgttttttttttgtgagaggGAATGTAGTATTGACATGTAAGCAAAATTAAAACAATCACTACTAGCTTAAGGAATAGACTTTTGGAAATCTCATAGAAAAGGATGCATTCTTAAAAGTACTTTTAATTTTGGtcgaaatttgaatatttaatgcaaaacaaaagaaacagaaaatatacGTAAGAATAAATTTAAATCTTATGTTACTAGAAATATTGGTTTGTGAATCTGAAGTGTTGTGGAATATAGATTTATTTGTGGTTTAgtgtttgaatatttttctaGTAAAAATGGCAGATATAGTGTTTTTAGAACCTCACATGTTTATAAAAGATTAAAATGGCAGATATAgtaattgtttaatatttttcgcaggtatttttttttgtttttcaactaGTTATAAAAACCTGAAATTATTTGAATAACATAAGTgagatacaaaaaatatatatgaatagtAAGTAATAGatgaagaaaaatatgttttgctAACTTGTGcacatttatttttctttattttatttacatatgaaataaacaaatttaaacacacaattgttttttttaatagtttattgttattttaccatccaagttataattttttaagaattttcaaattttaaatttgatatttatttagaCTATTTGAATGGAATTCTTTTGAGAATTACAATCTTAATTAGGTGAAAATGCCTAACCCGTCGAGCCGGTGCCGAGGTTAGTAAACCAAAAGCATTGACCAAAAAGCAGAAGTGCgtaattgaaataaaaaaatctaaaagtgaATTAAAAACAACCGGAAACCTGGTAAGCCGGTAGACCACTACCAAAAAAGGACCAACAAGAAAATAACGTTATACAACATTACCGATAATAATTATCATATAGTAGTCTCTATTATAAATGTTGGATCAGTCTCTCTAAGAAAGGATATGAAATGTTCCCTCACACGTCTCCCTCCTTTTAACAGTCTCTGTCTCTCGCCGGCGTTAACATTATTTCCGTCAATGAAACTTCTCTTTCTCACTCTTCGCCGTCACTTTTAAACTGAATCAACGTCTCAAAACCGTTAGTTCTTCGAAAATCTCcgatcatctctctctctctctcttcgtgTGATCGTGTTGACTAGATTGTATAGTATTTTGTTGGAAAGATGCTGCTGGATCTCAACCTCGACGCTGACTCTCCCGAGTCGACTCAGTACGGTGACTCAAACGCAGATCGGCAGACGTCAGACGGCTCCGGGAACCGAGTGGATGAGTCAGGAACGTCGACGTCATCGGTAATCAATGCAGATGCAGACGACGACTCTTGCTCAGCTCGTGCCTTCACTCACAGTTTCGATATATTAAAagtcggaggaggaggaggagacggAAGCACCGCTTCTATCTCCGGCGTTACCAAGGAGCTTTTCCCGGTGGCTCGAGACTGTGGGAAGCTACGAGGTTCGAGCTCCAGAAGCTGGATGGATCTCTCTTTCGACAGGGTGGCTCCTGCTCCGGCGCCGGCTCAGGTGAGAAAGAGCCGGAGAGGACCGAGGTCAAGAAGCTCGCAGTATAGAGGAGTCACTTTCTATAGAAGAACTGGTAGATGGGAATCACATATTTGGTAACTCCTTTTTTTCAACTTTTATTTGTACTTTGtgagatcaaataaataaattttttttttttttgcagggatTGTGGGAAACAAGTTTATTTAGgtaacattaatatttttaaatgattgttGAGAGAACAACAAGTTTTGTTGGTTGCATCTTTAACTCTCTTCTTGATTTCTCACTTGTAGGTGGTTTTGACACTGCTCATGCCGCTGCTAGGTACTTTTATGATTATTCTTCTCAGCTTTATATTTCTGGATTAGAATTTGTACATGAATCAGataaagaaagtttttttttttttttaaataaacacaGAGCTTATGATCGGGCAGCTATAAAATTCCGAGGAGTTGATGCTGATATCAACTTTACTGTTGGTGATTACGAGGAAGATATGAAAcaggtattttttttaaaatatgaatgtagttttggtttatatatttgtgTCATGTGATCTTTCTTTTATGGAATATGTTGTTTGAGTGAAAACAGGTACATAACCTGAGTAAGGAAGAGTTTGTGCACATACTACGGCGCCAGAGCACGGGCTTCTCTCGGGGAAGCTCAAAGTATAGAGGGGTTACATTACACAAATGTGGCAAATGGGAAGCTGGGATGGGGCAGCTTCTTGCTAAAAAGTGAGCAACTTTTCTCCTTGTTGTCTTCAGTGTTTTTCTCTGAAATGGTGAAGTTAAGAAAAATGCTTAGCAAATGGTACGATTGTTCAGTCTTGGAGATTTTAAAATGGTTGAATTGAAATAGAAGCTGCAATGTCCTATAATGATCATGATTTATTTGTTTACCAGAAAAAAAGATTACACCTCCCTAAGAAGAACTTCATTAGTTTTCAAGATCCAACTTGAGTTGTCTCTCTTTCTGAACACTTGCTTCTTGAAAACAGGGCATACAACAAGGCTAAGATAAGCTCTAATGGTAGGGAAGCAGTCGCAAACTTCGAGCTTAGTACATACCAGAAAGAGATCAACTTTGAGAGTATGTAATCTTGTGAATATTTTCATCATCAATCTATAAAACAGCTCTGATTGTTTTCTTCATCTCTATGAAGGTGGTCATGACAAACTTGATCTCAACTTGGGAATCTCTCTTTCTCCTGGGAATGCGGCAAAGCAAAATGGGAGATTCTCTCATTTCCCTTCTAATCCGTATGAAACTCCACCCGGAGTTAGCTTGACGGTAATTTctcaatatccaatctctgaAGATTCCTTCAAAATGGTTTCGGATACTGTTTCTTACAAGTGTTTAAAACTGCAGATAGATACCGAGTTCATGGGAAAGCCGGTGAATACACATCTTCCTTATGGTTCATCGGACCATCGTGCTAACTTTAAGGTAAAGAGAACAGTATCTGAAGTCAAACAACACAATTCTAAGTAAATTCCAGACAGTGAAACAATGTTTGATGTTGTTTTTAATGTTATGTTCTGATTTTTCAGGAGAATATAAGTGAAGCTGAAGGAGGGATGATGAGTAACTGGGGATGGCATAGACCTGGCCAGACCAGCACCATGAGACCGCAACAACCAGGCGCACAACCACCACAGTTGTTCTCAGTTGCAGCAGCATCATCAGGATTCTCTAATTTCCGGCAACAACCTCCCAGTGAAAACGCCTCTCATGGTTATTTTTATCCACAATTTTGACTATACAGAAGGaggcttacaaaaaaaaaagtgtgtttGTATATGAATTCTTTATAAAATGGATATGTTTTCTTTATCTTTAATGTGGGAAAAGAAGGTTATGCGCTGTACCTTGGTGGTAACTGGTAAGAAGACTCTTGGAAATTGGAAGAtacattttgtaaataaataaggCACCAGGATTGAATTTTTGTCGTTATGCGAAACTTTTTGAAAGGAACGTAAAGAgagtgagtgagtgagtgaTAATAGAATGCGACACATTTGGCTGCCTCTTTTTGGAACCCTCAATGGATTAGGAGacaacactttttttttcctctgtaAATTTTCGTTAGCAAACCAAGATGAACACGAGAAAGTACATACACTAAACAGGCAGAAACAAAAATATCCCCTGAGACTAAGGCCGCATATAAGAAACAAGCTAAACAAACCGATTAAACAACAGAACATAGCACCTGGCTACAGAAACATCATCGGACGAAGGTGCAACCAGCAATACTATCCAAGAACGGACCGTAAAGGTCTAAAGGTCCGACGTGAACACGACGTTGATGGCACCCATCATCTGATGGGATTAACCAACACAAAGCCTTTGTAAATCTATTTGTCATTACCAAACAAAGAAACATGTTAACATTATTCAGTATAGTTTATTTTCATCTAATATTATTTTAGTCTTGCATATATTGCAACTAGTCTTGTTTCTTTCACTGTGTAGAAATGATCAACGTGTTTGCATATATTTTAGGCAAGGCTTGTCATGGATGTATTGAGATTGCATTACTCACTGATAACTAAACTTTAGAATTTCCATTTCCATAGTAGCCAATggataatacataaaaaaaaaatgaagcagAGCTGGTTGATATGCAAGCAAGTTTAGGGAGAATTCGATGGATTGCTACGATTAGCATTGAGGTAAGATTGAGGTGGAATGAAGTAAGGGGCAGTGAAATTGGAGAAGTTACTTGTCTTGCACTTACCCCCGAGAGTGAATATTCCGCGTTCGCTTTTATCAATGAAATAGATTGAATTTTGGCATTTCTGGTGCGAGCTAGCCTTGAGGCAGAAAGGTTCAGACTTGGAGAGGAAAATGCAGAGATCTCCAATGTCAGTAGTGTAGCACCATTGCAGTGGGTTACATCTGTTAAGACCTTGCTTGAACACCCAGATTTGATGCTCTTCCATCCTCCCTCCCTTGTTGTTATTTCTCTTTCTGAACCGCTTAATCATAAACATTTCTTGCGTCGATCGTGACTCCACCAACTCTTCGACCGTGCAACACAAATCTAATTCTTCCCATTCTGACTGCAACAACTGAGGAGTGTAAAGGCCTCTTCTACACAGCTTTGGTTTCTCCAAGTTTTCTCCAAGATCCCAGTATCCAACGTGTGTGCCCCCATAAGCGGGCATGGCAAACTTTTTATCTCTCTTTGTATACATGACTCGGGAGTTGAAGAAGGCCGGGTCTTCGATTCTGATGTTGACCCACTTTTTATTCTTTTCAGCAGGCCTACATAGGCTGAGCTGAGGTCCAACGAATTTGACGGCCAAGATGCAGTCTTCGTCATCAGGAGAAGAGGATGACATGGCCACGTTTGTTACCAGTTCGGTTTGACAATGAGGCAGGGTTTCAAAATCAGGCAGTACGATTCCCGAAAAGTCTGATTCCGACACTCCAGGGTTGAGATCATCTGAAAGATACGGGCCGTATTTCGAAGTAAGTACCCAGCCATGTGATGCTCCCATCGTTCCCGTTTCTGCCATCATGTACATGGGCACCGTCTTTTCCAAAACCCTAGTCCAACAGCTTGGCCCAGAAAAATCTGTAATCATGAGTCTACCGATATCCCCGTCAACCCAATTCTCTCCACAATGTTCAGCACCGTAGATGTGACATAGAGGGGTTTCCGACAAGAAACGAGCACCAACGAGGTGTCTCTGCGGATTAATCCGgcaccagaaaaaaaaaaaaacgaaaattaaagaacaaacaaaGTATTacataacaaattaaaaagacaagaGAGAGTAGTGGCTTACAACTCCTAGCTCAGGTGGTTTCCTCAGACAGAGCCTAGAGAGACGGCTGAGAAGTAGAGAACTCatagtgtgtttttttttcttctagtaATGCAAAAATCTCTAGTTGAAACTTTGGTAATGACTCCATTTAATATAAGATGAATAGCCTTGTTCCTCAAGTCTTTCCATATCTACTTTTCCCTTTATGTGGTTCTCTTTTTCCCGagtcatatttattttaatatttttgcttATCAACGAATGGATCCATATAACTAAGATGAGTAGCCTTGCTCCCCAAGTCTTTCTATAACTCCTTTCGACTTTATGTGGTTCCATTTTCTCACGTTTTTCGTTAAATCTACTATGATTAAAATAAGTCATCCATGTTTGTcattaaatctattaaaattaaaataagtgaTTTACGAAAATATTCATGATACTCGTATATTAGTTTGCAAAGTAAAATTGTGACTTTGACCAAGTCAACAACCATTAGTGTATTTTGCTtgggtttataattttatttgaataaacatataaaaattgttatGAATAAGAATAATCCAATAAGTTAAATTGACATAATTTCcaattaacaaatttaatttcaaattctAACCCACAATATTCAAAATGAAACATTtgctaatttttattaattagctAAATCTAAAACTTTTACaagcttttttattttagtcattttggAACTTTTATTTCTCATTTAAAGCAATTCTGATTTTAACAAAAGAATACATGATTTTAAATTGTTTATGGTGAAAATTTCATCGTGTCCAAAATTTCGTCTCTCTAACAGACGTCTCCATCGGAAATCTACCTGAAAATGGTCCACGGCATTTTGTTAAAGTTCAACATAGGCACTGAAGccatcaaaaccaacataaaaaAGTATTTAGTATCTAATTCAGTTTCTTTGCAAGGAAGCGAGATCTTGTTTCTTTTTCAAAACACTGGGAGATCTTGTTAATAAACACTTTCTAGCCGGAGTGGCATATGCAACAAGTATGTTGATATTGCGCATCTCACCAGAACAATCCCAGTGTGACTTAGCTCTCATAACATTTGTcatacatataattaattaactaaCAACAATCTCAATCAAAATAGGAAGAGTTGTTGTATAATTGTGATGCTCAAACTCCACATAACTTTTAAAAGTAAAGTCAGACTATACAATAGAAGTGCGAGTGAGTTTCCATTGTAATCCAAATgcgaaaaaataaagaaacacaATTAAGAGGATTGAGGTGGAATGAAGTAAGGGGCAGGGGAAAAGCCATGTCCACCAACCCAGACATTATCGCGGATATTGACTTTTCCGAAGTTAAAGTGGCCCACGTAATAGATGTAGTTTGGGTTAAGGCCATACAAGCTAGCCTTTACAGAGAAAGGTTCGCCTTTGGTGGAGAGAAAAATACAGAGATCTCCAATGTCCTTAGTGGAAACGGCGGTGCAAATTTGATCATATCGTATCTTGAACACCATGAAACGCTGCCAACGCGGATTACCAAAATTGCCCTCGCTCCCCCACAGGAGATCTGAGTACCACTTAACAATAAAAGTTTCACCTGTGGGTGCCTCCACCAAGTGTTCGGTCCTGTAACACTGAGACAGCTGCTGCAACTGCGACTGCACAAACTCTTCGTAGTAGTAGGAAAAACTCCCCAAGTTACGCGATCTGTGTTTTTCAAGATCCCAGTATCCTATGTGTGTGCCTACACAATCCAGCATGGAGAACATCTTATCTCTCTTTGAGTACATCACACGGGAGTTGAAGAAGCCCGGGTCTTCGATTCTGATGTTGACCCACTTTTTACTCTTTTCAGCAGGCCTACACAGGCTGAGTTGAGGTCCAACGAATTTGACGGCCACAATGCAGTCATCGTCCTCAGGAGAAGAGGAGGACATTGCCACGTTGGTTACCAGTTGGGTTTGGCAATGAGGCAGCGTTTGGGGACGAGGCAGAGAGATTCGCTTCGGATCTGAGTTAGACGCTCTCGGGTTTAGATCGTCTTGAAGACACACTATGCTCTCTTTAAAAGTAGCTACCCACCCATGGGATGCTCCTATCGTTCCTGATCCTGTCATCAACTCCATGGGCACCATCTTTTCCAAAACCTCGTCGTCCTCAGAGTCCGAAGCATTAACATTGTGAATCACAAGTTTGCCGACACTCTCATCCCTCGAACTATACTGACAATGATCAGCGCGTACGATGCGGCAAATAGAGGTTTCTGACAGGAATCGAGCGCCGCATAGGTATTTCTGCAGAGTAAAATCCAACATCAGATAAAAACAAAGTATTAAATAACAAATTGAAAAGACAAGAGAGAGTGGCTTACAACTCCTAGCGTAGGTGGTTTCCTCAGACAGAGCCTAGAGAGACGGCTGAGAAGTAGAGAACTCATAGTgtgcttttttttcttctagtaATGCAAAAATCTCTAGTTGAAACTTTGGTAATGACTCCATTTAATATAAGATGAATAGCCTTGTTCCTCAAGTCTTTCCATATCTACTTTTCCCTTTATATGGTTCTCATTTTCCCGagtcatatttattttaatatttttgcttACCAACGAAATGGACCCATATAACTAAGATGAGTAGCCATGTTCCCCAAGTCTTTCCATAATTTCTTTGTCATTAAATCTATTAAGACTTTATGTGGTACTCATTTTCCCACGTTTTTCGTTAAATCTACTATGATTAAAATAAGTCATCCATGTTTGTCATTAAATCTACACATTTTACGCTTAATTTATCATTCGAAAATATGTAGAACAAATAATCTACACATTACTCAAAATCTACAATCTGTAGAATGAATAGTTCCAAAAATATGGGAAgtgtatttatgaaaatatttggaaatattttgtttccacttttgagaaaattttcatttggaaatattttgtttccacttttgaaaaaatcaagtttttgcgcacacaaaaaaaaaaaaattcaccttTTTATTTCAAAGGCCCAATCTAgtagttttattcttttttgaCATTTAGTTAAATGAAAATTAACTTTTTGGTTTCATTCTAGGATGTTGTGTTTAAACAAAAGGGTAAATGATTTGCCGGCATAAAGTTCTCGCATATCTCTAGGCTCCACAAATCCATGACAGATATGTATATGtatacatttctttttttttggtaaaaatgtatgtatatgattcatttctttttgaaaaaataaataaaaaaaaaactcaaagtgATCTACTTTGTTCTGCTTTTAGGGGAAAACGCACAGACATCCACTTTAGACATTAACTACAAATACCAGTTTCAAAAGATTGGGTTAActgattaaaaatgtaaaaaacgaTGTTACCGTATAATCTGTTTTGGAAAAGCcaatttttcttctatatattcttttttctttttctgggTGGTATATTTGAGGGGGGGAAATGGAATGTGCAATGGCTGGGGAGGATTCTTTATTCATCGTCATCTGAGATTAAAGTAAACGAGAAAGGCTTGAACTTGTAACCATCTCCATGGAAGAACTTCCCCATGAATTCTACCCAGTGAAGTCGCAGCGCATGAAGAAACGCACTTAGCGTTTCCATCATCAGAAGTATAAACGCTGTTGCAAATGCAAACACCACCACTCCTATTAACCGtatcaaaatgttttcataCCTGATTCCAGAAACATGTAAGAACTCAATAGTTTAAAGTTTTAAACATGAAATTAAGCTAATCTACTCACCCCCATGCAAGAAGAAGAACTTTCTCGTAGAAGACCGTTGACAGTTCCGAATGAGCCAAACTGTTCATATCAGATTAAAAGACAAAGACTATATTAGAAACGTTCATTAGAAAAACAAAGCAGAAACGTTCAGTAAGTTTACCTAAGTGCCCAGAGACGAAGGTAAGACGCTGTGTTAGATACTGAACCTAGAACAAACTCTATGGAGTGAATCAATTGATGTACAAAAATCTCGCTGAAGTTAAATTCTTCTTCCTGGTGGCTTCTCGCTGAGTCTGGGTCTACATCTAGATCCACCTCAGAAGTACCAAGAAGGCCGTAAGTGCGACCTTGAAACCTCTATAGAAAGTTTTTCATCCATTGATAAGCCCAGAGTCCATGAAAAGAATAGTTAAACAAAACAGATGCAGTGAAACTGGAGGTACCTCCATGTGAATTTTCCTGAGTGCAAAAGGTTTTGGAAAAAGCATCCATGGAACAGCAATGAATGCCAAAAGTAATAACAGAATCTGCAGATTAGAGTGGTTTAGACGAGTAAGGATGGAGCAAAAGCTTATGtacatttgaattttttttttttttaaaagagaggAAATCGTGCCTGAAGTGGACGTTGGCCCCAGAACAACTCATTTTCACCAAGTTCTTCGGTGGGACTTAGAAACATGTAGATCATGACATGATACAAGTCTGCTTGAGAACCAGTGCACCACTTGATGATGATCAGTAGTGAGAGGTAACCGAATAGGCTGTTTAGAAATATCATCTGGGGGATAAACTGATACCTGATGGCACATCACAAAGACCTAAGTCATCCCTGTAGTCTTAGAAACAGGAGCATGGGAAGATAAAAATACAACAAAGAACAAACCTTATGTCTAATGAAGAGCCAAAGAATCGAGCATTGAAGAAACTTAATATTAGTCCAAGATTCATCTGAGCAATCCCCAGTAGAATAGACATCTTCATCTTAAGAGAGTTTAAGTAAGGCAGTTCTGAACGACTTCCACGCCAACTAGGATCTACCCCAAAAGGGTATGGATCACGATACTTGACCAAACCAGCTGTGTAAGCATCACTGGGCATACAATAATATGTATATCAGCAACAAGcagaataataataaaagactCGACTGCCCACTAGAGAGATCAAGATTCAGACATGCATATACCTACAAGTCGTATCTCTGCATTTGTAAGCTGAGCCACCAAAGATATGGAAAGGAACAGAGAAGAACTCATTGTAGATAAGCCCACAATATATTGAGAAAAGTGCCATTAGTAAGATTACATAGCGGCCTCCAAAGAGCATCTCCATAAAGCTTCCAAGTTTCTGGTAACGATAAGACACAGCAAAATCACACCACATGGATAGAAATTTCACAGAAGGTCATTGATATCCACACCACGAAGGTTATTTTTTCTAAGGTTAATCTTTTTCCTAGAGTGAAAAGGAAAACTAAATGTAATTATTATCCATATGGTCTAAACCAATTCTGGATAACCGAAAATCACCATCTCTCTCATTTGGAAAACCAAAGGCCTATCAGAGCACATGGAATCACATCAgaatcgagagcagaaaattGCAACCTACTATTACTGCAGCTAACTTCAAAACCAAAGATACACTTTCAATCAGCcactaatcaaaacaaaataaagctCTACGTTATTGATGGTTTATTTTTGAGAAGTAAACAACCCATGCTCGAAGCCATTATCATCACCAGTTTTTCATTCAACTGATACAGCAAAAATTGGGTGCCAATCATACCTGCTTACTCAGCTTCCTTTCACGAGCAAGAAGATACAACGCTCCTAGCAGCAAGCAT encodes:
- the LOC106441924 gene encoding uncharacterized protein LOC106441924, with amino-acid sequence MSSLLLSRLSRLCLRKPPELGVRHLVGARFLSETPLCHIYGAEHCGENWVDGDIGRLMITDFSGPSCWTRVLEKTVPMYMMAETGTMGASHGWVLTSKYGPYLSDDLNPGVSESDFSGIVLPDFETLPHCQTELVTNVAMSSSSPDDEDCILAVKFVGPQLSLCRPAEKNKKWVNIRIEDPAFFNSRVMYTKRDKKFAMPAYGGTHVGYWDLGENLEKPKLCRRGLYTPQLLQSEWEELDLCCTVEELVESRSTQEMFMIKRFRKRNNNKGGRMEEHQIWVFKQGLNRCNPLQWCYTTDIGDLCIFLSKSEPFCLKASSHQKCQNSIYFIDKSERGIFTLGGKCKTSNFSNFTAPYFIPPQSYLNANRSNPSNSP
- the LOC106438341 gene encoding ethylene-responsive transcription factor RAP2-7-like isoform X2: MLLDLNLDADSPESTQYGDSNADRQTSDGSGNRVDESGTSTSSVINADADDDSCSARAFTHSFDILKVGGGGGDGSTASISGVTKELFPVARDCGKLRGSSSRSWMDLSFDRVAPAPAPAQVRKSRRGPRSRSSQYRGVTFYRRTGRWESHIWDCGKQVYLGGFDTAHAAARAYDRAAIKFRGVDADINFTVGDYEEDMKQVHNLSKEEFVHILRRQSTGFSRGSSKYRGVTLHKCGKWEAGMGQLLAKKAYNKAKISSNGGHDKLDLNLGISLSPGNAAKQNGRFSHFPSNPYETPPGVSLTIDTEFMGKPVNTHLPYGSSDHRANFKENISEAEGGMMSNWGWHRPGQTSTMRPQQPGAQPPQLFSVAAASSGFSNFRQQPPSENASHGYFYPQF
- the LOC106438341 gene encoding ethylene-responsive transcription factor RAP2-7-like isoform X1 codes for the protein MLLDLNLDADSPESTQYGDSNADRQTSDGSGNRVDESGTSTSSVINADADDDSCSARAFTHSFDILKVGGGGGDGSTASISGVTKELFPVARDCGKLRGSSSRSWMDLSFDRVAPAPAPAQVRKSRRGPRSRSSQYRGVTFYRRTGRWESHIWDCGKQVYLGGFDTAHAAARAYDRAAIKFRGVDADINFTVGDYEEDMKQVHNLSKEEFVHILRRQSTGFSRGSSKYRGVTLHKCGKWEAGMGQLLAKKAYNKAKISSNGREAVANFELSTYQKEINFESGHDKLDLNLGISLSPGNAAKQNGRFSHFPSNPYETPPGVSLTIDTEFMGKPVNTHLPYGSSDHRANFKENISEAEGGMMSNWGWHRPGQTSTMRPQQPGAQPPQLFSVAAASSGFSNFRQQPPSENASHGYFYPQF
- the LOC106438340 gene encoding uncharacterized protein LOC106438340, whose amino-acid sequence is MSSLLLSRLSRLCLRKPPTLGVKYLCGARFLSETSICRIVRADHCQYSSRDESVGKLVIHNVNASDSEDDEVLEKMVPMELMTGSGTIGASHGWVATFKESIVCLQDDLNPRASNSDPKRISLPRPQTLPHCQTQLVTNVAMSSSSPEDDDCIVAVKFVGPQLSLCRPAEKSKKWVNIRIEDPGFFNSRVMYSKRDKMFSMLDCVGTHIGYWDLEKHRSRNLGSFSYYYEEFVQSQLQQLSQCYRTEHLVEAPTGETFIVKWYSDLLWGSEGNFGNPRWQRFMVFKIRYDQICTAVSTKDIGDLCIFLSTKGEPFSVKASLYGLNPNYIYYVGHFNFGKVNIRDNVWVGGHGFSPAPYFIPPQSS